One Roseburia rectibacter DNA window includes the following coding sequences:
- a CDS encoding trans-sulfuration enzyme family protein, giving the protein MKNFSNYNDYSTKEELHFESKAVHGALGTEPLTGAVSMPIFQTATFRHPALGESTGFAYSRLENPTRQELERTMAILEGGIKGFAFSSGQAANMAVFSLLNPGEHVILSDDIYGGTFRIIGDVFGRYGIEHTYVDMSELDEVKAAIRPNTKMLFIETPTNPMMKVADIHALSEIAKSIGALTVVDNTFLTPYFQKPLQLGADIVTHSSTKYLGGHNDTISGIVVVKDDEEIAEKIHVHIKSHGSQLAPLDSWLILRGIKTLPVRMDRHNENAKKVAEWLRTQPKVQKVYYVGFEDHKDYAVTKKQTTGFGGMISFTVDSFETVKKILKGVDMIMFAESLGGTETLITYPTTQTHEDTPLDIKEKLGITDCFLRMSVGIENADDIIADLDRAMNA; this is encoded by the coding sequence ATGAAGAATTTCAGCAATTACAATGATTACAGTACAAAAGAAGAATTACATTTTGAATCAAAGGCAGTACACGGAGCACTTGGAACGGAACCGCTTACCGGAGCAGTCAGCATGCCGATCTTCCAGACGGCTACTTTCCGTCATCCGGCACTTGGAGAATCCACAGGATTTGCATACAGCCGTCTTGAGAATCCGACCAGACAGGAATTAGAGCGTACTATGGCGATTTTAGAGGGAGGTATCAAAGGATTTGCATTTTCCAGCGGACAGGCAGCAAATATGGCAGTATTTTCCCTGTTAAATCCGGGAGAGCATGTGATCTTATCTGACGATATCTATGGTGGAACATTCCGTATCATCGGTGATGTTTTTGGAAGATATGGCATCGAGCACACTTATGTGGATATGTCAGAACTTGATGAGGTAAAGGCAGCGATCCGTCCGAATACAAAAATGTTATTTATCGAGACACCGACTAACCCGATGATGAAGGTGGCAGACATCCATGCACTTTCTGAGATCGCAAAGAGTATCGGAGCACTCACGGTTGTTGATAATACATTTTTAACACCATATTTCCAGAAACCATTACAGCTTGGTGCAGATATCGTAACACACAGCTCCACAAAATATTTAGGCGGACATAACGATACGATTTCCGGTATCGTGGTTGTAAAAGATGACGAGGAGATTGCAGAAAAGATCCATGTCCATATCAAATCTCACGGCAGTCAGCTTGCACCGCTTGATAGCTGGCTGATCTTAAGAGGAATCAAGACATTGCCGGTTCGTATGGACAGACACAACGAGAATGCGAAGAAAGTTGCAGAGTGGCTCAGAACACAGCCGAAAGTACAGAAAGTGTATTATGTAGGTTTTGAAGATCACAAAGATTACGCAGTGACGAAAAAACAGACAACTGGTTTTGGCGGAATGATCTCATTTACTGTTGACAGTTTTGAGACAGTAAAGAAAATCTTAAAAGGTGTTGATATGATCATGTTTGCGGAGAGCCTTGGAGGAACAGAGACACTGATCACATACCCGACAACACAGACACATGAGGATACACCACTTGACATCAAAGAGAAACTTGGTATTACAGACTGCTTCCTTCGTATGTCAGTCGGAATTGAAAATGCAGATGATATCATTGCAGACCTTGACAGGGCAATGAATGCATAA
- a CDS encoding helix-turn-helix domain-containing protein — translation MPEYKKVGYLTSSFKLFHLKDQNKKDFSYHYHDFHKILILLNGDITYCIEGHSYQLAPNDIVLVHAGEVHRPIIQSESPYERIIIYISPDYLKKYEKSDFDLSHCLSQAATEQSHVLRFQGSRAAKLKTAIQALDQSINDKDFAASLHQKILFLEFMIQLNRAAMHDGIEFINDTASDEKIITVLNYLSEHLTEDISIDKLSARFFLSRSYLMHTFKDQTGYTIGNYLSTKRLLLAKDLISEGMPITEVCYACGFKNYSTFSRAYKKSFGEAPRDSLQNLKS, via the coding sequence ATGCCGGAATATAAAAAAGTCGGTTATCTGACATCCAGTTTTAAATTATTTCATCTGAAAGACCAGAATAAAAAGGATTTTTCTTATCATTATCACGATTTTCACAAGATTTTAATCCTGTTAAACGGTGATATCACTTATTGCATCGAGGGACATTCTTATCAGCTTGCCCCTAATGATATCGTGTTAGTTCACGCCGGGGAGGTTCACCGGCCGATCATTCAGTCAGAATCTCCTTATGAACGTATCATCATCTACATTTCACCGGATTATTTGAAAAAATATGAAAAGTCCGATTTTGATCTTTCACACTGTCTGAGCCAGGCTGCCACAGAACAGTCACACGTGCTGCGTTTTCAGGGTTCGCGTGCTGCAAAGTTAAAAACTGCGATACAGGCACTTGACCAGTCTATAAATGATAAAGATTTTGCAGCTTCCCTGCATCAGAAAATTTTATTTTTAGAATTTATGATACAGTTAAACCGTGCTGCCATGCACGATGGCATCGAATTTATCAATGATACTGCCTCCGACGAAAAAATCATCACGGTATTAAATTATCTGAGTGAACATCTGACCGAGGATATCTCCATCGACAAACTGTCTGCGAGGTTTTTCTTAAGCCGCTCTTATCTGATGCATACGTTTAAAGACCAGACCGGTTACACGATCGGCAATTATCTCTCGACCAAACGGCTGCTTTTAGCAAAAGATCTGATTTCAGAAGGAATGCCGATCACTGAAGTCTGCTATGCCTGCGGTTTTAAAAATTATTCAACTTTTTCGCGTGCATATAAAAAAAGTTTTGGAGAAGCCCCAAGGGACTCTCTCCAAAACCTGAAATCTTAA
- a CDS encoding putative manganese-dependent inorganic diphosphatase, producing MSAEKRKVWVVGHKNPDTDSICAAISYAYLKNQTENDKTYVAKRAGAVNAETHYVLDYFGAQEPELVTYAGTQIKDINYRRTAGVSSQISLKRAWETMKKLEVVTLPVTNQFGKLEGIIVTKDIATSYMDVFDNHVLSQARTQYKNIAETLDGTIIVGNEHAYFVRGKVVVATSNPEYMADYIEDDDMVISGDREEAQKQAIESNASCLIIGGGIEVSEDVRALAEKHDCIIITTPFDTFSIARLINQSMPIKQFMTRKNIITFGIEDYVDEVRETMSKIRHRDFPILNENGNYAGMVSRRNLMNMQKKQVILVDHNEKAQAVDGIDEAELLEIIDHHRLGSLETVSPVYFRNQPLGCTSTIIYQMYQEKGVDVPKQIAGLLLSAIISDTLMFRSPTCTPLDKSVAEALAVIAEVDIETYAKNMFQAGSNFSGKSTEEIFYQDFKIFHTDDCDFGVAQISAMSREELDKVAEQIRPFMVQVLAEKKIDMVYVMLTDILEESSKIIFDGENAGRILGAAFRKEERADGILLDGIVSRKKQFIPTLMNEMAERQ from the coding sequence ATGAGCGCAGAAAAGAGAAAAGTTTGGGTTGTAGGGCATAAAAATCCGGATACGGATTCTATTTGTGCAGCTATCTCTTATGCATATTTAAAAAATCAGACAGAAAACGATAAAACCTATGTGGCAAAACGTGCCGGAGCAGTAAATGCAGAGACACATTATGTGCTCGATTATTTTGGGGCACAGGAACCAGAGTTAGTTACCTATGCGGGAACACAGATTAAGGATATTAATTACAGAAGAACGGCGGGAGTAAGCAGCCAGATTTCCCTGAAACGTGCATGGGAGACAATGAAAAAATTAGAGGTTGTAACGCTTCCGGTAACCAATCAGTTTGGAAAACTCGAAGGAATTATTGTAACAAAGGATATTGCAACGTCTTACATGGACGTTTTTGATAATCATGTGTTATCCCAGGCACGAACACAGTATAAAAATATTGCGGAAACGTTGGATGGAACGATCATCGTTGGAAATGAGCATGCATATTTTGTAAGAGGAAAGGTAGTGGTAGCGACCTCGAATCCGGAATATATGGCAGATTATATCGAAGATGATGACATGGTAATCTCAGGGGACCGGGAAGAGGCGCAGAAACAGGCTATCGAGTCAAATGCAAGCTGTCTGATCATCGGTGGGGGAATTGAAGTCAGCGAGGATGTACGCGCCCTTGCGGAAAAACATGACTGCATCATTATTACAACACCGTTTGATACATTTTCGATAGCGCGTCTTATCAATCAGAGTATGCCGATCAAACAGTTTATGACACGAAAAAATATTATTACGTTCGGAATCGAGGATTATGTGGACGAAGTGCGGGAGACAATGTCAAAGATCAGACATCGTGACTTCCCGATTTTGAATGAAAATGGTAATTATGCTGGAATGGTTTCACGCCGTAATTTGATGAATATGCAGAAAAAACAGGTAATTCTTGTTGACCATAATGAGAAGGCACAGGCGGTAGACGGAATTGATGAGGCAGAGCTGTTAGAGATCATTGATCATCACCGTCTTGGCAGTCTTGAGACAGTTTCGCCCGTTTATTTTAGAAACCAGCCGCTCGGCTGTACCTCCACAATTATCTACCAGATGTATCAGGAAAAGGGAGTGGATGTGCCGAAACAGATTGCAGGACTTTTATTGTCAGCAATTATTTCAGATACGCTGATGTTCCGCTCGCCAACGTGTACACCGTTAGATAAATCTGTGGCGGAGGCGCTTGCAGTGATCGCGGAAGTAGACATTGAGACTTATGCGAAAAATATGTTCCAGGCCGGCAGTAATTTCAGCGGAAAGTCCACGGAGGAGATCTTTTATCAGGATTTCAAGATATTCCATACCGATGACTGTGATTTCGGAGTGGCACAGATCAGTGCTATGAGCCGGGAAGAACTAGACAAAGTGGCAGAGCAGATACGTCCGTTTATGGTACAGGTGCTTGCAGAAAAGAAGATAGATATGGTCTATGTCATGCTGACGGACATTTTAGAGGAATCCTCAAAAATTATTTTTGACGGGGAGAATGCAGGCAGGATTTTAGGAGCTGCGTTCCGCAAAGAAGAGCGGGCTGATGGTATTTTGTTAGACGGAATTGTTTCCAGAAAGAAACAGTTCATACCGACGCTCATGAATGAAATGGCAGAGCGTCAGTGA
- the nagE gene encoding N-acetylglucosamine-specific PTS transporter subunit IIBC gives MKYLQKLGKALMLPVACLPICGILMGIGYALCPSTMQGGDVSGIVQMIGFFLVKAGGALIDNMAILFVIGVGVGMADDNDGTAALAALASWLMMTNLLSTGVVTTLMPVIAENETKVLAFSKIANPFIGILAGIIGATCYNKFKGTKLPDWLSFFSGKRCVAIVAGVVSIIVSAILLFIWPLLFGALVSIGEGIVGFGPVGAGIYAFLNRLLIPTGLHHALNNVFWFDTIGLGDLQHFWAGETSADVTWDLGMYMSGFFPCMMFGIPGAALAMIQTAKSNKKKVAIGLVASAAVCAFVCGVTEPFEFGFMFLAPALYVVYALLYGIFTVITVLVGFRAGFSFSAGATDLLFSATLPAAKNTWMIIPLGIAAFIVFYVVFRFAITKFDLKTPGREDDDVEAEKNVDLGSSDYTTVAATILEGVGGAANIKSIDNCITRLRLEVKDSSLVDEKKIKSAGAAGVIRPSKTAVQVVIGTKVQFVADEFKKLCR, from the coding sequence ATGAAGTATTTACAGAAATTGGGAAAAGCATTAATGCTTCCTGTAGCGTGTCTTCCAATCTGTGGTATCTTAATGGGTATTGGATATGCGCTATGTCCATCTACCATGCAGGGGGGCGATGTTTCCGGTATCGTTCAGATGATCGGTTTCTTCCTTGTAAAAGCAGGAGGAGCTTTGATCGATAACATGGCAATTCTTTTTGTTATCGGTGTCGGCGTTGGTATGGCAGATGATAATGATGGTACAGCAGCTCTTGCAGCTTTGGCATCATGGTTAATGATGACAAACCTTCTTTCTACAGGGGTTGTTACAACGTTAATGCCGGTAATTGCAGAGAATGAGACAAAAGTGCTTGCATTCAGTAAGATTGCAAACCCATTTATCGGTATCCTTGCCGGTATCATCGGTGCAACATGCTACAACAAATTCAAAGGTACAAAATTACCTGACTGGTTATCATTCTTCAGTGGTAAGCGTTGTGTAGCAATCGTTGCAGGCGTTGTTTCTATCATTGTATCCGCAATCTTATTATTCATCTGGCCTTTATTATTTGGAGCATTAGTTTCAATCGGTGAAGGAATTGTTGGATTTGGTCCTGTTGGTGCAGGTATTTATGCATTCTTAAACAGATTGCTGATTCCAACCGGATTACATCATGCACTGAACAATGTATTCTGGTTTGATACGATCGGACTTGGGGATTTACAACATTTCTGGGCAGGCGAGACGTCGGCAGATGTAACATGGGATTTGGGTATGTATATGTCTGGATTCTTCCCATGTATGATGTTCGGTATTCCGGGTGCAGCTCTTGCTATGATTCAGACTGCTAAGAGTAATAAGAAGAAAGTTGCAATCGGTCTGGTAGCCTCCGCAGCTGTTTGTGCATTTGTCTGTGGTGTTACAGAGCCATTTGAGTTTGGTTTCATGTTCCTTGCACCGGCACTTTATGTTGTATATGCATTATTATATGGTATCTTCACAGTGATTACGGTATTAGTTGGATTTAGAGCAGGTTTTAGTTTCTCTGCTGGAGCAACAGACCTTCTTTTCTCTGCAACCCTTCCGGCAGCAAAGAATACCTGGATGATCATTCCACTTGGTATTGCAGCATTTATTGTATTTTATGTTGTATTCCGTTTCGCTATCACAAAGTTTGATCTGAAAACTCCTGGTAGAGAAGACGATGATGTGGAAGCAGAGAAAAATGTCGACCTTGGGAGCAGTGATTACACAACTGTAGCGGCAACAATTTTAGAAGGTGTTGGTGGTGCAGCAAATATTAAAAGTATTGATAACTGCATTACAAGACTTCGGCTTGAGGTAAAAGACAGTTCTTTAGTAGATGAGAAGAAAATCAAATCAGCAGGGGCTGCTGGTGTTATCAGACCAAGTAAAACAGCTGTTCAGGTTGTCATTGGAACAAAAGTCCAGTTCGTAGCTGATGAGTTCAAAAAATTATGTAGATAA
- a CDS encoding PTS sugar transporter subunit IIA, whose translation MFDFFKKKEKGIEIGSPVKGKTVAISNVSDPTFGEEILGKGVAIIPAEGRIYAPADGTIEMLFDTMHAVSMTTSEGVELLIHIGLDTVALKGEHFTAYKGNGDSVKKGELLIEADLDAVKKAGYDVITPVVVCNTSDYQTVETVTDQEVEPGDTVLILNK comes from the coding sequence ATGTTTGATTTTTTTAAGAAAAAAGAAAAAGGGATTGAGATAGGTTCACCAGTAAAAGGAAAAACGGTTGCGATCAGTAATGTAAGTGATCCAACTTTTGGAGAGGAGATTTTAGGAAAAGGTGTTGCAATTATTCCTGCGGAAGGCAGGATATATGCACCGGCCGATGGTACGATTGAGATGTTATTTGATACGATGCATGCAGTAAGTATGACGACTTCAGAAGGTGTAGAACTGCTCATACACATAGGACTTGATACGGTTGCATTAAAGGGAGAACATTTTACTGCATATAAAGGCAATGGTGATTCTGTGAAAAAGGGAGAACTGTTGATAGAGGCTGATCTTGACGCAGTAAAAAAAGCCGGTTATGACGTGATCACGCCTGTGGTTGTGTGCAATACATCAGATTATCAGACAGTGGAAACAGTGACAGATCAGGAAGTAGAACCTGGCGACACAGTATTGATCCTAAATAAATAA
- the licT gene encoding BglG family transcription antiterminator LicT, whose translation MVIQKVINNNVISAYDVNQQEIVIMGKGIGFKAHTGELIDESKIEKVFRIENEKLSRQFQELLENIPLEHMQLTNDIISYAIKNLNVQLNQNIYITLTDHINFAIQRQSQGIQLKNALLWETKRFYHQEYLMGKYAVDLLNEKLGTEFTEDEAGFIALHFVNAEYNTTINDTFEMTNMIQKILELVRLEMGIEFDEESLHYERFITHLKFLVQRLYRHELLKDEEIEFARMMENKYPKEYECSKHIAEYIEKEYGSGIASEEIMFLAIHIKRVCMAG comes from the coding sequence ATGGTTATCCAGAAAGTGATTAATAACAATGTAATATCAGCATATGATGTGAATCAGCAGGAAATTGTTATCATGGGTAAGGGAATCGGGTTTAAGGCGCATACGGGAGAACTGATTGATGAAAGCAAAATCGAGAAGGTTTTTCGTATTGAGAATGAGAAGCTTTCCAGACAGTTTCAGGAACTTTTAGAAAATATTCCATTAGAGCACATGCAGCTTACCAATGATATTATATCCTACGCAATAAAGAATCTGAATGTACAACTGAATCAGAATATATACATCACTTTGACAGATCATATTAATTTTGCAATCCAGAGACAGTCGCAGGGGATTCAATTGAAGAATGCATTACTTTGGGAGACTAAGAGGTTTTACCATCAGGAATATCTGATGGGAAAATATGCAGTTGATCTTTTGAATGAGAAGCTGGGTACAGAGTTTACGGAAGATGAAGCAGGATTTATAGCCCTGCATTTTGTGAATGCAGAATACAACACGACGATCAATGATACATTTGAAATGACGAATATGATTCAGAAGATTTTAGAACTGGTCAGGTTGGAAATGGGAATTGAGTTTGATGAGGAATCCCTGCATTATGAGAGATTTATCACTCATCTTAAGTTTTTGGTACAGCGCCTTTACCGGCATGAATTGTTGAAAGATGAGGAGATTGAATTTGCAAGGATGATGGAAAATAAGTATCCGAAGGAATATGAATGCAGTAAACATATTGCTGAATATATTGAAAAGGAATATGGCAGCGGAATTGCCAGCGAGGAAATCATGTTTCTGGCGATACATATAAAACGTGTGTGTATGGCAGGATAA
- a CDS encoding HPr family phosphocarrier protein: protein MKSFSYTVKDELGIHARPAGMLVKEVKNFKSKVTLEKDGKVIDAARLMAVMSMGVKKDQTVTITVEGTDEDAAYDALKSFFETNL, encoded by the coding sequence ATGAAATCATTCAGTTACACAGTAAAGGACGAATTGGGTATTCATGCAAGACCGGCGGGAATGCTCGTAAAAGAGGTTAAAAATTTTAAAAGTAAAGTAACTCTCGAAAAAGACGGAAAAGTAATTGATGCAGCCCGTCTGATGGCAGTTATGAGTATGGGAGTAAAAAAAGACCAGACTGTGACTATAACAGTGGAAGGTACTGACGAAGATGCGGCATATGATGCATTAAAATCTTTCTTTGAAACAAATTTGTGA
- the ptsP gene encoding phosphoenolpyruvate--protein phosphotransferase has product MQQINGKIAFGGIAIGKIKEVFKENNVVRRVKIDDTQAEISRFRAAKNQATEELKALYDKAVKEVGEANAAIFEVHQMMLEDEDYLDSIRNIIVAQSVNAEFAVATTGDNFARMFADMDDDYMKERAADVKDISERVIRILSRKEETVHAADEEKYIIAADDLAPSETIQLERERVLAFVTRQGSTNSHTAILARTMNIPALVSAAIPKEVNGKYAIIDGFKGILILDPEEEILKEYEKKQQNEKKRQELLQQLKGKPTVTKDGKEIKLYANIGEVKDLGAVLQNDAAGIGLFRSEFLYLQSDHFPTEEEQFQAYKTVAEVMAGKKVIIRTLDIGADKQIDYFGLDREDNPALGYRAVRICLNRPEIFKTQLRALLRASMFGNISIMVPMIASVWEVKKVKEIMEEVKAELSAEGLPYKEVEFGVMIETPAAVMIADDLAKEVDFFSIGTNDLTQYTLAIDRQNAKLDRFYDSHHPAVLKMIQMVIDSAHEEGIWAGICGELGADLTLTETFVKMGIDELSVSPAMVLPVRNKIINA; this is encoded by the coding sequence ATGCAGCAAATTAATGGAAAGATTGCATTCGGAGGAATTGCGATTGGAAAAATCAAAGAAGTTTTTAAAGAAAACAATGTGGTAAGACGTGTGAAAATTGATGACACACAGGCAGAAATTTCACGTTTTAGAGCAGCCAAAAATCAGGCAACAGAAGAATTAAAGGCACTTTATGACAAGGCAGTCAAAGAAGTTGGTGAAGCAAATGCAGCAATTTTTGAAGTACATCAGATGATGTTAGAGGATGAAGATTATCTGGATTCTATTCGTAATATCATAGTAGCGCAGTCTGTGAACGCAGAATTTGCTGTAGCGACGACGGGAGATAATTTTGCAAGGATGTTTGCGGATATGGATGACGATTATATGAAAGAACGTGCAGCAGATGTAAAAGATATTTCTGAACGTGTGATCCGTATTTTATCCCGGAAGGAAGAAACTGTGCATGCGGCCGATGAAGAAAAATATATTATAGCAGCGGACGACCTTGCTCCGAGCGAGACAATTCAGTTAGAACGGGAGAGAGTGCTTGCATTTGTGACAAGACAAGGCTCTACAAATTCTCATACAGCCATTCTTGCCAGAACGATGAATATTCCGGCATTGGTATCAGCGGCAATTCCAAAAGAAGTGAATGGAAAGTATGCAATTATAGATGGATTTAAGGGTATTTTGATCCTTGATCCAGAGGAAGAAATATTAAAAGAATACGAGAAAAAACAGCAGAATGAGAAGAAACGTCAGGAATTATTACAGCAGTTAAAGGGAAAACCGACTGTTACAAAAGATGGAAAAGAGATCAAACTCTATGCTAATATTGGTGAGGTAAAAGATTTAGGAGCTGTTTTACAGAATGATGCAGCCGGAATCGGACTTTTCAGAAGTGAGTTTTTATATTTGCAGAGTGATCATTTTCCAACAGAGGAAGAACAGTTTCAGGCCTATAAAACGGTTGCAGAAGTGATGGCTGGAAAAAAGGTGATCATCCGCACATTAGATATCGGAGCAGACAAGCAGATAGATTATTTTGGACTTGATCGTGAGGATAATCCGGCATTGGGATATCGTGCAGTAAGAATCTGCCTGAACCGGCCGGAAATTTTTAAAACACAGTTAAGAGCGTTGCTGCGTGCAAGCATGTTTGGCAATATTTCCATTATGGTTCCTATGATCGCATCTGTATGGGAAGTGAAAAAAGTAAAAGAAATCATGGAGGAAGTGAAAGCGGAATTGTCTGCAGAGGGATTGCCATATAAAGAAGTTGAATTTGGAGTTATGATCGAGACTCCTGCAGCAGTTATGATCGCAGATGATCTCGCAAAAGAGGTGGATTTCTTTAGTATTGGAACCAATGACCTGACACAGTATACGCTTGCTATTGACAGGCAGAATGCAAAACTTGACCGTTTCTATGATTCACATCATCCGGCAGTACTCAAAATGATCCAGATGGTCATTGACAGTGCCCATGAAGAAGGAATCTGGGCAGGAATTTGCGGAGAACTTGGAGCAGATCTGACTTTGACAGAAACATTTGTGAAAATGGGCATTGATGAATTATCGGTATCACCTGCAATGGTGCTGCCTGTAAGAAATAAAATAATAAATGCATAA